A single region of the Thunnus maccoyii chromosome 10, fThuMac1.1, whole genome shotgun sequence genome encodes:
- the LOC121906380 gene encoding E3 ubiquitin-protein ligase RNF12-B-like, which yields MEKPRSHPVIQWSYFGTRLAVFTGYFGVSKRRCGPHGMRHHWLSQQYSPTESPLPSTLADIQLVLEPSAAPANVQPVPAPSATPADSLSEPTLATPANALPEPQSASYPDTQPEVQSVAPANSQPDLQSAVSANPQPDLLEHQLAVLTNT from the coding sequence ATGGAAAAACCAAGGAGCCACCCTGTCATCCAGTGGTCATACTTTGGGACTCGCCTTGCCGTTTTTACAGGGTACTTTGGAGTCTCTAAAAGGAGGTGTGGTCCCCATGGTATGCGACACCACTGGCTCTCTCAGCAGTACAGTCCCACAGAGTCTCCGCTGCCCAGCACCCTTGCCGACATCCAGCTTGTTCTTGAGCCATCGGCTGCCCCTGCTAATGTCCAGCCTGTTCCCGCGCCGTCAGCCACACCTGCCGACTCCCTGTCTGAACCCACGTTGGCCACCCCTGCCAATGCCCTGCCTGAACCCCAGTCAGCCTCCTATCCCGACACTCAGCCAGAAGTCCAGTCAGTAGCCCCTGCCAACTCACAACCAGACCTGCAGTCAGCCGTCTCCGCCAACCCACAGCCAGACCTCCTAGAACATCAGTTGGCCGTCCTTACCAACACCTAA